A window from Balaenoptera musculus isolate JJ_BM4_2016_0621 chromosome 8, mBalMus1.pri.v3, whole genome shotgun sequence encodes these proteins:
- the LOC118898909 gene encoding LOW QUALITY PROTEIN: thyroid hormone-inducible hepatic protein (The sequence of the model RefSeq protein was modified relative to this genomic sequence to represent the inferred CDS: substituted 2 bases at 2 genomic stop codons), with translation MEAKATMQMLTKCYRRNCLLTVMDQYSAMVCNMKQLVMIPSLLWDVQLSVHGRQAXAGAPYLYNYFTMLKAICVDVEHGLLPWEEWKAKVAGGKADEAENEAAEPEEAEEERVLGQLDLEAXFHLHFSSLPHILTHLTLKAEEVTRKYQEIMGQPIEASDSRKAYST, from the exons ATGGAAGCTAAAGCCACCATGCAGATGCTGACCAAGTGCTACCGCAGGAACTGCCTGCTGACTGTCATGGACCAGTACTCGGCCATGGTGTGCAACATGAAACAGCTGGTGATGATCCCCAGCCTTCTGTGGGATGTGCAGCTGAGTGTTCATGGACGCCAGGCCTAGGCAGGGGCTCCCTATCTCTACAACTACTTCACCATGCTCAAGGCCATCTGCGTGGATGTGGAACATGGGCTGCTGCCCTGGGAGGAGTGGAAGGCCAAGGTGGCAGGTGGCAAAGCCGACGAGGCTGAGAACGAAGCTGCAGAGCCAGAGGAGGCCGAGGAGGAGAGGGTCTTGGGGCAGCTGGACCTGGAAGCCTAGTTCCACCTGCACTTCTCCAGCCTTCCTCATATCCTCACCCACCTTACCCTGAAAGCTGAGGAGGTGACGAGGAAATACCAGGAGATAATGGGACAGCCCATAGAGGCCTCGGACTCTAGGAAAG CTTACTCCACATGA
- the NDUFC2 gene encoding NADH dehydrogenase [ubiquinone] 1 subunit C2 produces the protein MMNGRPGRVPLQFLPNEARSLPPPKLTDPRLVYVGFLGYCSGLIDNAIRRRPMVSAGLHRQLLYVTSFIFVGYYLLKRQDCMYALRDHDMFAYVKSHPEDFPGKDKKTYGEILEEFHPVR, from the exons ATGATGAACGGCCGGCCGGGCCGAGTGCCCTTACAGTTCCTGCCGAATGAGGCCCGGAGCCTGCCGCCGCCCAAGCTAACCGACCCGCGGCTCGTCTACGTCGGCTTCTTGGGTTACTGCTCCGGCCTGATTGATAACGCGATCCGGCGGCGGCCGATGGTGTCGGCCG GTTTGCATCGCCAGCTTCTATATGttacttcctttatttttgtcggatattatcttttaaaacGTCAAGACTGTATGTATGCTCTGAGGGACCATGATATGTTTGCATATGTAAAGTCACATCCAGAGGATTTTCCTGGAAAAG ataagaaaacttatGGTGAAATTCTTGAAGAATTCCATCCAGTGCGTTGA